One Micromonospora eburnea genomic region harbors:
- a CDS encoding condensation domain-containing protein translates to MTRGRFALSAQRLALLGNLLKEEGIDRAPARTVQPRTDRDAPVPLTFSQSRIWFLEQFAARTSAYVISTAMRVHGDFRADLFARACAEVVRRHESLRTVFVELDGRPHQQVRAELPPDVRIEDVPGVAPEAVDAELRRREEELINQPFDLSTGSLLRVRLLRFGPQRTGVLLQLHHLVSDRWSMGVLLRELIAGYRALVTGLPDDLPELPVQYADFAHWQQEPAAQEAWAADLAYWTGQLGGAPPEIGLVGDRPRPREKSYRGDSVPVEIPPAVVTRLRALSREENATLFMVLGAAFKVLLHRLTGDEEIVVGSPVANRRLVELEPLIGLFMNTLALRTDLRGDPSFRELLRRVSAVCLAAYDHQGIPFERLVEQLQPERSAASTPVFQVLFSYQNVPFPAWHDGPVRVEPVSLDARKAEFDLLLDLFEDGETIWGRLEYSTDLFDAETAERYVRMFHRLLRGLLDDPDTPIGALPLVGSVERDELLALATGAAHAGVAGGSELPLVVDAFAEAVRRDPTAPAVRFGSRTVSYGELDALVDGLAGRLAGAGVRRGTPVGVRLGRSVELVAAPLAVWRAGGVVVPVDPALPADRATGLLAAAGVALLLARRSEGDALPWAGPTCLVDDPSADPTVAGAGPDAPAAPVAGGDLAYVSYPAEPSAPPRISVHRHDALRDRLRWLRDAVGLTADDRVLQQAPASAASAVWELYAPLLAGATVVLARPGGHRDARHLVSLIRAERVTVACFVPDLLAELLDQRGVERCTALRHVLCAGAPLTREVVARFAERCPAALHNLLVPVDVAAPVTAHRCAVDGEPTEPDTVDAGGVRPPVPVGRPVPGTRVHVLDRAGQPVPVGVVGELHVGGAVVPAGPVTAYLVPDPFATEPGARLLRTGELGRVRADGTVEHLGHRDRRLRLRGFPVDLDLVEATLAGHPGVTGAAVVARGEGRDARLVGYLAGHAVPTTGELTAYLQERLPEHLVPAAYVELPELPRTLTGTVDRSALPEPAPAAVEPPAGRPALGDEVEQGIADIWRELLGIDEVGPSDNFFSLGGHSLLATKLAGQIDARYGVRLPLRELFGNPTVGWLAEQVRHRRAGADAGPAPIPRVDRDGDLPLSFSQEHLIRHHPLGPVDPIHNVVTAVRLTGPLDESALRRSLDDIVARHEALRTRIVDGPHGPAQRVDPAGSWPLDTVDLRDVDPAEQPGRLRALIEEQGRRPFRIDAEPLVRGLLARLGADEHALVLTIHHLATDNWSYGVLVRDLAEHYTAHTTGREPRLPALAVQYPDVAAWQRQQLAAGALDVHLDHWRHTLADLPPALTLQRMSTGTGTDPVASGFTRAFRVDPAVTGRLRRLAEGEGASLFMVLLAAYDLLLAAFSGRDDIPVGFPEAGRERPETAELVGWFVNPLVVRADLAAASTFRELVGQVRDRTLDAYAHRGAPLWMVTGAGSAGDPTRVLFNLLNAEVPELTLPGLQVRSLEVGDDYVFSEVLGSNLKPAEVDLALIMRERGTELLGTWLYSTDVFDARVLDLMMRRWDQLLGWLADDPAAALAGLRARLREVPA, encoded by the coding sequence ATGACGAGAGGTCGGTTCGCGCTCTCCGCGCAGCGGCTGGCGCTGCTGGGCAACCTGCTCAAGGAGGAGGGCATCGACCGCGCCCCGGCGCGCACCGTGCAGCCCCGTACGGACCGGGACGCCCCGGTCCCGCTCACCTTCTCGCAGAGCCGGATCTGGTTCCTGGAGCAGTTCGCCGCGCGCACCTCCGCGTACGTGATCTCCACCGCGATGCGGGTGCACGGCGACTTCCGCGCCGACCTCTTCGCGCGGGCCTGCGCGGAGGTGGTCCGCCGGCACGAGTCGCTGCGGACCGTCTTCGTCGAGCTGGACGGCCGCCCGCACCAGCAGGTCCGCGCCGAGCTGCCCCCGGATGTACGGATCGAGGACGTGCCCGGGGTGGCGCCGGAAGCGGTCGACGCCGAGTTGCGCCGCCGTGAGGAAGAGCTGATCAACCAGCCCTTCGACCTGTCCACCGGGTCGCTGCTGCGGGTCCGGCTGCTCCGCTTCGGTCCACAGCGGACCGGGGTGCTGCTCCAGCTGCATCACCTCGTCTCCGACCGCTGGTCGATGGGGGTGCTGCTGCGGGAGCTGATCGCCGGCTACCGGGCCCTGGTCACCGGGCTGCCGGACGACCTGCCCGAGTTGCCGGTGCAGTACGCCGACTTCGCCCACTGGCAGCAGGAGCCGGCCGCCCAGGAGGCGTGGGCGGCGGACCTGGCGTACTGGACCGGCCAGCTCGGCGGCGCCCCACCGGAGATCGGCCTGGTCGGCGACCGGCCCCGACCGAGGGAGAAGAGCTACCGGGGCGACTCGGTGCCGGTGGAGATCCCGCCTGCCGTGGTGACCCGGCTGCGCGCGCTGTCCCGGGAGGAGAACGCCACTCTCTTCATGGTGCTGGGCGCCGCCTTCAAGGTGTTGCTGCACCGGCTCACCGGTGACGAGGAGATCGTGGTCGGCTCCCCGGTGGCCAACCGGCGACTGGTCGAGCTGGAACCGCTGATCGGCCTCTTCATGAACACCCTCGCGCTCCGTACCGACCTGCGCGGCGACCCGTCCTTCCGGGAGCTGCTGCGCCGGGTCAGCGCGGTCTGCCTGGCCGCGTACGACCACCAGGGCATCCCGTTCGAGCGGCTGGTCGAGCAGTTGCAGCCGGAGCGCTCGGCGGCCAGCACGCCGGTCTTCCAGGTGCTCTTCTCGTACCAGAACGTGCCCTTCCCGGCCTGGCACGACGGGCCGGTCCGGGTCGAGCCGGTCTCGCTCGACGCCCGCAAGGCCGAGTTCGACCTGCTGCTGGATCTGTTCGAGGACGGCGAGACGATCTGGGGCCGGCTGGAGTACAGCACCGATCTCTTCGACGCCGAGACGGCCGAGCGCTACGTGCGGATGTTCCACCGGCTGCTGCGCGGCCTGCTCGACGACCCGGACACCCCGATCGGGGCGTTGCCGCTGGTCGGCAGCGTCGAGCGGGACGAACTGCTGGCCCTGGCCACCGGAGCGGCCCATGCCGGCGTGGCCGGCGGGTCCGAGCTGCCGCTGGTCGTCGACGCCTTCGCCGAGGCGGTCCGCCGCGACCCGACCGCACCGGCGGTCCGGTTCGGCTCCCGTACGGTCAGCTACGGCGAGCTGGACGCCCTGGTCGACGGGCTCGCCGGCCGGCTGGCGGGGGCGGGCGTACGCCGGGGCACCCCGGTCGGTGTCCGGCTGGGCCGCTCGGTGGAGCTGGTGGCCGCGCCGCTGGCGGTGTGGCGGGCCGGTGGGGTGGTCGTACCCGTGGATCCGGCACTGCCGGCGGACCGGGCCACCGGGTTGCTGGCGGCGGCCGGGGTCGCGCTGCTGCTCGCCCGGCGGTCCGAGGGCGACGCGCTGCCCTGGGCCGGGCCGACCTGCCTGGTGGACGACCCGTCCGCCGACCCGACCGTGGCGGGCGCCGGCCCCGACGCCCCGGCGGCCCCGGTGGCCGGCGGCGACCTCGCCTACGTCAGCTACCCGGCCGAACCCTCGGCCCCACCGCGGATCAGCGTGCACCGCCATGACGCGCTGCGCGACCGGCTGCGCTGGCTGCGGGACGCGGTCGGGCTGACCGCGGACGACCGGGTGCTCCAGCAGGCCCCCGCCTCGGCCGCCTCGGCCGTGTGGGAGCTGTACGCCCCGCTGCTGGCGGGCGCGACCGTGGTGCTGGCCCGACCCGGCGGGCACCGGGACGCCCGGCACCTGGTGAGCCTGATCCGCGCGGAACGGGTCACCGTGGCCTGCTTCGTGCCCGACCTGCTGGCCGAGTTGCTCGACCAGCGCGGGGTCGAGCGCTGCACGGCGCTGCGGCACGTGCTCTGCGCGGGCGCGCCGTTGACCCGGGAGGTGGTGGCCCGCTTCGCCGAGCGTTGCCCGGCGGCCCTGCACAACCTGCTCGTGCCGGTGGACGTGGCCGCGCCGGTCACCGCCCACCGCTGCGCCGTCGACGGCGAGCCGACCGAACCGGACACCGTGGACGCCGGCGGGGTCCGGCCGCCGGTGCCGGTCGGCCGGCCGGTGCCCGGCACCAGGGTGCACGTTCTGGACCGGGCCGGCCAGCCGGTCCCGGTCGGCGTGGTCGGCGAGTTGCACGTCGGGGGAGCGGTGGTCCCGGCCGGCCCGGTCACCGCGTATCTGGTGCCGGACCCGTTCGCCACGGAACCCGGCGCGCGGCTGCTACGCACCGGTGAACTGGGCCGGGTACGCGCCGACGGGACGGTCGAGCACCTCGGGCACCGGGACCGGCGGCTGCGGCTGCGCGGCTTCCCGGTCGACCTGGACCTGGTCGAGGCCACCCTGGCCGGGCATCCCGGCGTCACCGGGGCGGCCGTGGTGGCCCGGGGCGAGGGGCGGGACGCCCGACTGGTCGGCTACCTCGCCGGGCACGCGGTCCCGACCACCGGGGAGCTGACGGCGTACCTTCAGGAGCGGCTGCCGGAGCACCTGGTCCCCGCGGCTTACGTCGAGCTGCCCGAGCTGCCGCGGACGCTGACCGGCACGGTGGACCGGAGCGCCCTGCCCGAGCCGGCCCCGGCCGCCGTCGAGCCGCCGGCCGGGCGCCCGGCCCTCGGGGACGAGGTCGAGCAGGGGATCGCCGACATCTGGCGGGAGCTGCTCGGCATCGACGAGGTCGGGCCGAGCGACAACTTCTTCTCCCTCGGTGGGCACTCGCTGCTCGCCACCAAGCTCGCCGGGCAGATCGACGCCCGGTACGGCGTGCGGCTGCCGCTGCGCGAGCTCTTCGGCAACCCGACGGTCGGCTGGCTGGCCGAGCAGGTCCGGCACCGCCGGGCCGGTGCGGACGCCGGGCCGGCGCCGATCCCCCGGGTCGACCGGGACGGCGACCTGCCGCTCTCCTTCTCCCAGGAGCACCTGATCCGGCACCACCCGCTCGGCCCGGTGGACCCGATCCACAACGTGGTCACCGCGGTGCGGCTGACCGGGCCGCTCGACGAGTCCGCGCTGCGCCGCAGCCTGGACGACATCGTGGCCCGGCACGAGGCGCTGCGTACCCGGATCGTCGACGGTCCGCACGGGCCGGCGCAGCGGGTCGACCCGGCCGGAAGCTGGCCGCTGGACACGGTGGACCTGCGCGACGTCGACCCGGCCGAGCAGCCCGGCCGGCTCCGCGCCCTCATCGAGGAACAGGGGCGGCGACCGTTCCGGATCGACGCGGAGCCGCTGGTGCGCGGCCTGCTGGCCCGGCTCGGCGCGGACGAGCACGCGCTGGTGCTCACCATCCACCACCTGGCCACCGACAACTGGTCGTACGGGGTGCTGGTGCGGGACCTGGCCGAGCACTACACGGCCCACACCACCGGCCGGGAGCCGCGGCTGCCGGCGCTGGCCGTGCAGTATCCGGACGTGGCGGCCTGGCAACGGCAGCAGCTCGCCGCCGGGGCGCTGGACGTCCACCTGGACCACTGGCGGCACACGCTGGCCGACCTGCCTCCCGCGTTGACCCTGCAACGGATGTCCACGGGAACCGGCACTGACCCGGTCGCCAGCGGCTTCACCCGGGCGTTCCGGGTCGACCCGGCGGTCACCGGGAGGCTGCGTCGGCTCGCGGAGGGGGAGGGGGCCAGCCTCTTCATGGTGTTGCTGGCCGCGTACGACCTCCTGCTCGCGGCATTCTCCGGGCGGGACGACATCCCGGTCGGCTTCCCCGAGGCGGGCCGGGAACGGCCGGAGACGGCGGAGCTGGTCGGCTGGTTCGTCAACCCGCTGGTGGTCCGGGCCGACCTGGCCGCCGCGTCGACCTTCCGGGAACTGGTCGGCCAGGTCCGCGACCGGACCCTGGACGCGTACGCGCACCGGGGCGCACCGCTGTGGATGGTCACCGGCGCCGGATCGGCCGGCGACCCGACCCGCGTCCTGTTCAACCTGCTCAACGCCGAGGTGCCGGAGCTGACGCTGCCCGGGTTGCAGGTGCGCTCGCTGGAGGTCGGCGACGACTACGTCTTCTCCGAGGTACTCGGCAGCAATCTCAAGCCGGCGGAGGTCGATCTCGCCCTGATCATGCGGGAGCGGGGGACGGAGCTGCTGGGCACCTGGCTCTACTCCACCGACGTGTTCGACGCGCGGGTCCTGGACCTGATGATGCGCCGCTGGGACCAACTGCTCGGCTGGCTGGCCGACGACCCGGCCGCCGCGCTGGCCGGCCTCCGCGCCCGGCTGCGGGAGGTGCCGGCGTGA
- a CDS encoding non-ribosomal peptide synthetase, which yields MTTLDSVTSEQPDESDIEPFTLLSPRDRKIVPAGARDAYPLPEAQAELVEEEPAFAEVDLDGRRVTDPAPFSPERFASAVRAVVRAHEVLRTSVDVSSGTEPVYLVHPDAPIPVAEHDHRSVDEAKREAMFGTLLATERATPFDPASPGPLRLTVVLETERSWTPVVAAPRALTSVVDLSGILAELLRAYHAADVDRAVAGTRHAPCVAAGLDAAADFDGADYWTRLLAGTAFALPGGWGGEPGSTELTVEFADLAAGLATLAGAAGVPLSTVLLAAHQTVLGMLSAEPAGHTEATLAPYGRLESAGTDCERLLHRFTLPVPMVTGAATWRRLVTRVAEAERAAWTHRHAYRPSAAGDGQRQHALFEWDAAADTPGEPVPGLPAERAAYGLRVTAAPGRLRLRAVKETVDPGYAGRLAALYREVLVAMAADPDGDARGARLPADERRAVLVDWAVAGTADRGGVTVVDLIRAQATATPDRVAVRVGEVRLTYRELMRRANQLTHHLLDLGAGRDTLVGVCLGRTPDLIPALLGVWQTGAGYLPLDPKLPPERLRHMLDAADVRVVVTSTVQRPTLTELYDGTLVLVDTDAAALAARPDTPVDVPIDPAQLAYVIFTSGSTGRPKGVMVPHAGLANYLLWTVDAYAAHGPGGAPVFSSISFDLGIPDIFTPLITGEPVHLLPEPLDTADLGACLLDGAPYSFIKMTPGHLDLLTWQLTAEQARNLAGMVIAAGDSFTEALAARWLELAGPDGTKVATEYGPTEITIGNSGQPISEPPTTELVPLGVPIVNTTMYVLTDRLEPVPVGVPGEVYIGGVGVARGYLGRPDLTAERFVPDPYGAPGSRLYRSGDLARWLPDGTLEFLGRIDNQVKIRGYRVELGEIQARLAAHPQVRDAVVVARESGQGEKRLVAYLVLTAGHRPDPAALRGHLAADLPDYMIPAAFVAIDHIPLTTNGKVDSRALPAG from the coding sequence ATGACCACGCTCGATTCGGTGACCAGCGAGCAGCCGGACGAGAGCGACATCGAGCCGTTCACGTTGCTCAGCCCCCGGGACCGGAAGATCGTTCCGGCCGGTGCCCGGGACGCCTACCCGCTGCCCGAGGCGCAGGCCGAGCTGGTCGAGGAGGAGCCCGCCTTCGCCGAGGTCGACCTGGACGGCCGGCGGGTCACCGACCCGGCCCCGTTCTCGCCGGAGCGCTTCGCCTCGGCGGTACGGGCCGTGGTGCGCGCCCACGAAGTCCTCCGTACCTCGGTCGACGTGTCCAGCGGCACCGAGCCGGTGTACCTGGTGCACCCGGACGCCCCGATTCCGGTTGCCGAGCACGACCACCGCAGCGTGGACGAGGCCAAGCGGGAGGCGATGTTCGGCACGCTGCTGGCGACCGAGCGGGCCACCCCGTTCGACCCGGCCAGCCCCGGGCCGCTGCGGCTGACCGTGGTCCTGGAAACCGAGCGGAGCTGGACGCCGGTCGTCGCCGCACCCCGGGCGCTGACCTCGGTGGTGGACCTGTCCGGCATCCTCGCCGAACTGCTCCGCGCCTATCACGCCGCCGACGTGGACCGGGCCGTCGCCGGCACCCGGCACGCGCCCTGCGTGGCCGCCGGGCTAGACGCCGCCGCCGACTTCGACGGCGCGGATTACTGGACCCGGCTGCTGGCGGGCACCGCGTTCGCCCTGCCGGGCGGCTGGGGCGGCGAGCCGGGCAGCACCGAGCTGACCGTCGAGTTCGCCGACCTGGCCGCCGGTCTGGCCACGCTCGCCGGGGCGGCCGGCGTACCGCTGTCCACGGTGCTGCTCGCCGCCCACCAGACGGTGCTCGGCATGCTCAGCGCCGAACCGGCCGGGCACACCGAGGCGACCCTCGCCCCGTACGGGCGGTTGGAGTCGGCCGGCACCGACTGCGAACGGCTGCTGCACCGGTTCACCCTGCCCGTGCCGATGGTCACCGGCGCGGCGACCTGGCGTCGGCTCGTCACCCGGGTCGCCGAGGCGGAGCGGGCCGCCTGGACCCACCGGCACGCGTACCGGCCGTCCGCCGCCGGGGACGGGCAGCGGCAGCACGCCCTCTTCGAGTGGGACGCCGCCGCCGACACCCCCGGCGAGCCGGTCCCGGGCCTGCCCGCCGAGCGGGCGGCGTACGGCCTGCGGGTCACCGCCGCCCCCGGCCGGCTGCGGCTGCGCGCCGTCAAGGAGACCGTCGACCCGGGGTACGCCGGCCGGCTCGCCGCCCTGTACCGGGAGGTGCTGGTGGCGATGGCCGCCGATCCGGACGGTGACGCCCGGGGCGCCCGGCTGCCGGCCGACGAGCGGCGCGCGGTGCTGGTCGACTGGGCGGTCGCCGGGACCGCGGACCGGGGCGGGGTGACCGTGGTGGACCTGATCCGGGCCCAGGCGACGGCCACCCCGGACCGGGTCGCGGTGCGGGTCGGCGAGGTCCGGCTCACCTACCGGGAGCTGATGCGGCGGGCCAACCAGCTCACCCACCACCTGCTCGATCTGGGGGCCGGCCGGGACACCCTGGTCGGGGTCTGCCTGGGCCGGACGCCGGACCTGATCCCCGCGCTGCTCGGCGTCTGGCAGACCGGGGCCGGCTACCTGCCGTTGGACCCGAAACTGCCGCCGGAGCGGCTGCGGCACATGCTCGACGCCGCCGATGTCCGGGTGGTGGTCACCTCCACCGTGCAGCGGCCCACGCTCACCGAGCTGTACGACGGCACCCTGGTCCTGGTCGACACCGACGCGGCGGCTCTCGCGGCCCGCCCGGACACCCCGGTCGACGTGCCGATCGACCCGGCGCAGCTCGCGTACGTCATCTTCACCTCCGGCTCCACCGGCCGTCCGAAGGGGGTGATGGTGCCGCACGCCGGCCTGGCCAACTATCTGCTCTGGACGGTCGACGCGTACGCCGCGCACGGTCCGGGCGGCGCTCCGGTCTTCTCATCCATTTCCTTCGACCTGGGCATTCCGGACATCTTCACTCCGCTGATCACCGGGGAACCGGTCCACCTGCTGCCCGAGCCGCTGGACACGGCCGACCTCGGCGCGTGCCTGCTCGACGGGGCGCCGTACAGCTTCATCAAGATGACCCCCGGCCATCTGGACCTGCTCACCTGGCAGCTCACCGCCGAGCAGGCTCGGAACCTGGCCGGCATGGTCATCGCGGCGGGGGACTCGTTCACCGAGGCGCTGGCGGCCCGCTGGCTGGAGCTGGCCGGCCCGGACGGGACGAAGGTGGCCACCGAGTACGGCCCCACCGAGATCACCATCGGCAACTCGGGGCAGCCGATCAGCGAGCCACCGACCACCGAGCTCGTGCCGCTCGGCGTGCCCATCGTCAACACCACCATGTACGTGCTCACCGATCGGTTGGAGCCGGTGCCGGTCGGCGTGCCCGGAGAGGTCTACATCGGCGGCGTCGGGGTGGCCCGCGGCTACCTCGGCCGGCCGGACCTGACCGCCGAGCGGTTCGTGCCCGACCCGTACGGCGCCCCCGGCAGCCGCCTCTACCGCAGCGGGGACCTGGCCCGTTGGCTGCCCGACGGCACGTTGGAGTTCCTCGGCCGGATCGACAACCAGGTCAAGATCCGGGGGTACCGGGTGGAACTCGGCGAGATCCAGGCGCGGCTCGCCGCCCACCCCCAGGTACGCGACGCCGTGGTGGTCGCCCGCGAGTCCGGCCAGGGCGAGAAGCGGCTGGTGGCGTATCTGGTGCTCACCGCCGGGCACCGGCCGGACCCGGCCGCGCTGCGCGGGCACCTCGCCGCCGACCTGCCCGACTACATGATCCCCGCGGCCTTCGTCGCCATCGACCACATCCCGCTCACCACCAACGGGAAGGTGGACAGCCGCGCTTTGCCCGCCGGGTGA
- a CDS encoding thioesterase II family protein, whose amino-acid sequence MDRRWLAGRELSPEADFRLFCLPYAGGGAAVYRAWQEAAPAGVQVLALEPPGRGTRLREAPFRRVAPLIRSLADALTDALDRPYALFGHSMGGLLAFELARALRRRPVRQPAHVFVSAAASPGTAPTRPLLHCATDDEIRRRLAELGGTPPGLLDNVELMELMLPVLRADFAVLETYEYRSEAPLSVPLTVLGGRADRIVPPKALGGWQRHTSAGSRLCLFPGDHFFLHGATADLMSTVLRDSGATALAGPARLPQ is encoded by the coding sequence GTGGACAGGCGGTGGCTGGCCGGCCGGGAGTTGAGTCCGGAAGCTGACTTCCGGCTCTTCTGCCTGCCGTACGCCGGGGGTGGCGCGGCGGTCTACCGGGCCTGGCAGGAGGCGGCTCCGGCCGGGGTGCAGGTGTTGGCGCTGGAACCGCCCGGCCGGGGCACCCGGCTGCGGGAGGCGCCGTTCCGGCGGGTCGCTCCGCTGATCCGGTCCCTGGCGGACGCGCTGACCGACGCGCTCGACCGCCCGTACGCCCTCTTCGGGCACAGCATGGGCGGGTTGCTGGCGTTCGAGCTGGCCCGGGCGCTGCGCCGCCGCCCGGTCCGCCAGCCCGCGCACGTCTTCGTCTCCGCCGCCGCGTCGCCGGGTACCGCACCGACCCGGCCGCTGCTGCACTGCGCCACCGACGACGAGATCCGCCGGCGCCTGGCGGAGCTGGGCGGCACACCCCCGGGCCTGCTGGACAACGTCGAGCTGATGGAGCTGATGCTGCCCGTGCTCCGGGCCGACTTCGCGGTCCTGGAGACGTACGAGTACCGCAGCGAGGCGCCACTGTCGGTGCCACTGACCGTGCTCGGTGGCCGGGCGGACCGGATAGTGCCGCCGAAGGCGCTCGGCGGTTGGCAGCGGCACACCTCGGCCGGTTCCCGGCTGTGCCTCTTCCCCGGCGACCACTTCTTTCTGCACGGCGCCACCGCCGACCTGATGTCGACAGTGCTGCGGGACTCCGGCGCGACGGCCCTCGCCGGGCCGGCCCGGCTGCCCCAGTGA
- a CDS encoding ATP-binding cassette domain-containing protein, whose amino-acid sequence MSLFAYLLRYRRGPFLLAIVAGIVSGGTGAAFIAMVNLALDADGAPTARLIWGYVALCLATLLTRFVSQAMLYRLSQGAIYHLRRRLIDGILGAPLRTVEKTGTARLYSALSDDVVVIADALPGLPGICSGAAFVVVAIAYLVIVSPVVALATGGTVVVGVLLYLLMSATGLGALKAARREQDVLFGHFRSVTEGIKELKLNRDRRTALVEQELERTALAYRRHSVVGLSVYEGATGGGQGVFFTFIGLLLFAFPAWFALTGQTLAACVLILLFAVSSLQGVLVWFPALGRASVALATIEERLAALKPVAGEPAGPPPAAGPGDAVRPAGVPAQAPATGTSSAATNRFAGWRTISFRGVSHVYPGPTGEEFVLGPLDFEFRRGEILFVVGANGSGKTTLAKVLTSLYPPEAGVVQVDGTEVTTANREDYRNLFSAVFSDFHLFDSLLGLPADRAERAQHYLRRLQLDHKVRITGDRFSTTALSLGQRKRLALLVAYLEDRSFYLFDEWAADQDPTFKDFFYRELLPELRDRDKAVVVISHDDRYFHAADRLVRLDYGQIREEEMSGGQAVAGRPGVESGS is encoded by the coding sequence GTGAGCCTCTTCGCCTACCTGCTGCGCTACCGCCGGGGCCCGTTCCTGCTGGCCATCGTGGCGGGCATCGTCAGCGGTGGCACCGGCGCCGCCTTCATCGCCATGGTCAACCTGGCCCTGGATGCCGACGGTGCTCCCACGGCCCGGCTGATCTGGGGATACGTGGCGCTCTGCCTGGCCACCCTGCTGACCAGGTTCGTCTCCCAGGCCATGCTGTACCGGCTTTCCCAGGGGGCGATCTACCACCTGCGCCGGCGCCTGATCGACGGCATCCTGGGCGCTCCGCTGCGGACCGTCGAGAAGACCGGCACCGCCCGGCTCTACTCGGCGCTCTCCGACGACGTGGTGGTGATCGCCGACGCGCTGCCCGGCCTGCCGGGCATCTGCTCCGGTGCCGCGTTCGTGGTGGTGGCGATCGCCTACCTGGTGATCGTCTCCCCGGTGGTGGCCCTGGCCACCGGCGGCACGGTCGTCGTCGGCGTGCTGCTCTACCTGCTCATGTCCGCCACGGGCCTCGGCGCGCTCAAGGCGGCCCGCCGGGAACAGGACGTGCTGTTCGGCCACTTCCGCTCGGTCACCGAGGGCATCAAGGAGCTGAAGCTCAACCGGGACCGGCGTACCGCCCTGGTCGAGCAGGAGCTGGAGCGCACCGCACTCGCCTACCGCCGGCACAGCGTCGTCGGTCTCTCCGTCTACGAGGGAGCCACCGGTGGCGGGCAGGGCGTGTTCTTCACCTTCATCGGCCTGCTGCTGTTCGCCTTCCCCGCCTGGTTCGCCCTCACCGGCCAGACGCTGGCGGCCTGCGTACTCATCCTGCTCTTCGCCGTCTCCAGCCTCCAGGGCGTTCTCGTCTGGTTCCCGGCTCTGGGCCGGGCCTCGGTGGCCCTGGCCACGATCGAGGAGCGGCTCGCCGCGCTGAAGCCCGTCGCCGGGGAGCCCGCCGGCCCGCCGCCGGCCGCCGGTCCGGGTGACGCCGTCCGGCCGGCCGGGGTGCCCGCGCAGGCTCCCGCGACCGGGACGTCGTCGGCGGCCACCAACCGGTTCGCCGGCTGGCGCACCATCTCCTTCCGCGGGGTCAGCCACGTCTACCCCGGCCCCACCGGGGAGGAGTTCGTGCTCGGCCCGCTGGACTTCGAGTTCCGCCGGGGCGAGATCCTGTTCGTCGTCGGCGCCAACGGCAGCGGCAAGACCACCCTGGCCAAGGTGCTGACCAGCCTCTACCCGCCGGAGGCGGGGGTGGTCCAGGTGGACGGCACCGAGGTCACCACGGCCAACCGAGAGGACTACCGCAACCTCTTCTCCGCGGTCTTCTCCGACTTCCACCTCTTCGACAGCCTGCTCGGGCTCCCGGCCGACCGGGCCGAGCGGGCCCAGCACTACCTGCGCCGCCTGCAACTCGACCACAAGGTACGGATCACCGGGGACCGGTTCTCCACCACCGCGCTCTCCCTCGGGCAGCGCAAGCGACTGGCCCTGCTCGTCGCGTACCTGGAGGACCGCTCCTTCTATCTCTTCGACGAGTGGGCGGCCGACCAGGACCCGACGTTCAAGGACTTCTTCTACCGCGAGCTGCTGCCGGAGCTGCGGGACCGGGACAAGGCAGTCGTGGTGATCAGCCACGACGACCGGTACTTCCACGCCGCCGACCGGCTCGTCCGGCTCGACTACGGCCAGATCAGAGAGGAGGAGATGTCGGGTGGACAGGCGGTGGCTGGCCGGCCGGGAGTTGAGTCCGGAAGCTGA
- a CDS encoding TauD/TfdA family dioxygenase: protein MTTLDQSTTPQGLTLDLTDDERAALEELAKQLVATPPALLDDLAWVAQAREASCRLPLRLMATLRCFRNDAGATGALILTGLPVDEDGLPDTPTKPESVERATTVPAVVAMLIGLQLGEVIAYRNEKTGALVQNVVPVPGLEGTQSNAGSVPLEFHVENAFHPQRPDYVGLLCLRNDHAKQAGTLVTCIRQALPLIEDTDRKVLGEPRFITAPPPSFHHGDRTMPHAVLTGSPEDPNICLDLNATTGLDDEAREVMARLKQALTDVSTSLVLQSGSMAIIDNRLVLHGRTEFTPRFDGRDRWLHRVYVHLDNRRSRAHRAGAGAVLS from the coding sequence ATGACCACGCTCGACCAGTCGACGACCCCGCAGGGGCTGACGCTGGACCTTACCGACGATGAACGGGCCGCCCTGGAGGAACTGGCCAAGCAGCTCGTGGCCACCCCGCCGGCGCTGCTGGACGATCTGGCCTGGGTGGCGCAGGCCCGGGAGGCCAGCTGCCGGCTGCCACTGCGGCTGATGGCGACGCTGCGCTGCTTCCGCAACGACGCCGGCGCGACCGGCGCGCTGATCCTCACCGGGCTCCCCGTCGACGAGGACGGCCTGCCGGACACGCCGACCAAACCGGAGTCGGTGGAGCGGGCGACCACCGTACCGGCCGTGGTGGCCATGCTGATCGGCCTCCAGCTCGGAGAGGTGATCGCCTACCGGAACGAGAAGACCGGTGCCCTGGTGCAGAACGTCGTTCCGGTGCCCGGTCTGGAGGGGACGCAGAGCAACGCCGGGTCGGTGCCGCTGGAGTTCCATGTGGAGAACGCCTTTCACCCGCAGCGCCCCGACTACGTCGGCCTGCTCTGCCTGCGCAACGACCACGCCAAGCAGGCCGGCACCCTGGTCACCTGCATCCGGCAGGCCCTGCCGCTGATCGAGGACACCGACCGGAAGGTGCTGGGCGAGCCCCGCTTCATCACTGCCCCGCCGCCCTCGTTCCATCATGGAGACCGGACCATGCCGCACGCGGTGCTGACCGGCAGCCCCGAGGACCCGAACATCTGCCTGGACCTGAACGCCACCACCGGGCTGGACGACGAGGCCCGCGAGGTGATGGCCCGGCTCAAGCAGGCCCTCACCGACGTCTCCACCTCGCTGGTGCTCCAGTCCGGCTCGATGGCCATCATCGACAACCGGCTGGTGCTTCACGGCCGGACCGAGTTCACCCCCCGCTTCGACGGGCGGGATCGTTGGCTGCACCGGGTTTACGTACACCTGGACAACCGGCGCAGCCGGGCGCACCGGGCCGGTGCCGGCGCCGTGCTCAGCTGA